One region of Salvia miltiorrhiza cultivar Shanhuang (shh) chromosome 3, IMPLAD_Smil_shh, whole genome shotgun sequence genomic DNA includes:
- the LOC131017284 gene encoding GDSL esterase/lipase LIP-4-like, translating into MLDIGQNDLQFDANKETPQQVLERVPRIVSNIGEAMQKLYQLGGRNFWVHSTGPLGCLPSNVALINASTVVDEYGCVSDRNKAAAAFNSQLERLCRELRSEMGDATIVYVDIYSIKLDLIVNATSYGFENPFVECKRERVCPEGSRYVNWDGFHYTDAANMLVASKIISTAFSTPPLPFQFFCN; encoded by the exons ATGCTGGATATCGGCCAAAACGATCTCCAATTCGACGCCAATAAAGAAACTCCCCAACAAGTGCTCGAAAGAGTCCCCAGAATCGTCTCCAACATTGGGGAGGCTATGCAG AAGCTATACCAGCTGGGTGGGAGAAATTTCTGGGTGCACAGCACGGGGCCGTTGGGCTGTTTGCCTTCCAACGTAGCCCTCATAAATGCATCCACGGTGGTGGACGAGTACGGCTGCGTTTCCGACAGGAACAAAGCAGCTGCCGCCTTCAACTCCCAGCTTGAGCGTCTCTGTCGGGAGCTGCGGTCGGAGATGGGCGACGCCACCATCGTCTACGTTGACATCTACTCCATCAAGCTGGACTTGATCGTCAACGCGACGTCGTATG GGTTCGAGAATCCATTCGTGGAGTGCAAGCGGGAGAGGGTGTGCCCGGAGGGGTCGCGGTATGTGAACTGGGATGGATTTCATTACACGGACGCGGCTAATATGTTGGTTGCCTCTAAAATAATTTCCACTGCTTTCTCTACTCCACCTCTtccatttcaatttttttgcaattaa